The genomic region CGCCGCGTTCCGCTCGCGTACGGCGCGCACCACCTGCTCCGCCGTCAGGGCCGAGAGGAGGCCGAGCGCCAGCCGCGGCCCCACCATGTTCACGCCCAGCAGCCGCGTGAAAACGGTCTTCTCGGTGTCATCCAGGAACCCGAAGAGCATGACCGCGTCTTCGCGCACCAGGTGGTAGGTGCGGATGGTCACCTGCTCGCCCAGGCGCGGCAGGCGCTCGAACACGGTGGTGGGGATGGAGATTTCATACGCCACGCCGCCGGAGGTCATCACCTCCACGCGTTCCAGGTCGCGGACGATCAGCTCGCCGCGGATGCGCGAGATCATCGGCGGCCTCCCAGCTTCTGCAGGTTTGCGAACGTCAGGGGAACCGGCGCCTTGAGCTGCGGGCCGAAGCCGCGGAAACAGTGCGTGAGCGCGAGCGCCACGCCGTCGGCCGCGTCGTGGGGACGGGGAACCTCGCGCAGCTTCAGGTGGCGCTGCACCATCAGCCCCACCTGGTCCTTGGTCGCGCGGCCGGCGCCCACCACGGCGGCCTTCACCTCGGCCGGCGGGTACTCGGCCACGCGCAGCCCCTTGAGCGA from Longimicrobium sp. harbors:
- the ruvA gene encoding Holliday junction branch migration protein RuvA yields the protein MISRIRGELIVRDLERVEVMTSGGVAYEISIPTTVFERLPRLGEQVTIRTYHLVREDAVMLFGFLDDTEKTVFTRLLGVNMVGPRLALGLLSALTAEQVVRAVRERNAAALTAVSGVGKKTGERIVLELTGKLDDIAFASSALGQRAPAAEEALRALTALGVTTADADRAVRSVVQEKGSLSAPELIREALARLK